The following proteins come from a genomic window of Pseudomonas syringae:
- a CDS encoding efflux RND transporter permease subunit has protein sequence MKGNFNLSEWAIKHQSFVWYLMFVALLMGVFSYMKLGREEDPSFTIKTMIIQTRWPGATVDETLEQVTDRIEKKLEELDSLDYVKSYTRPGESTVFVYLRDTTSAKAIPEIWYQVRKKVDDIRGQFPQGLQGPSFNDEFGDVYGSIYAFTADGFSMRQLRDYVEKVRADIREVPGLGKVEMIGQQDEVVYLNFSTRKLAALGIDQSQVVQSLQSQNAVTPAGVIESGPERISVRTSGQFASEKDLAAVNLRINDRFYRLSDIADITRGYTDPPKPLFRFDGKPAIGLAIAMQKGGNIQSFGKALHERMDATTAELPVGIGVHKVSDQAEVVNKAVGGFTSALFEAVIIVLLVSFVSLGFRAGLVVACSIPLVLAMVFVFMEYSGITMQRISLGALIIALGLLVDDAMITVEMMVTRLEMGETKEQAATYAYTSTAFPMLTGTLVTVAGFVPIGLNNSSAGEYTFTLFAVIAVAMLVSWVVAVLFAPVIGVHILSANIKPKSEEPGRIGRAFNGSMLWAMRHRWLAIAITVGLFAASLFSMQFVQNQFFPSSDRPEILVDLNLPQNASINETRKVVDRFEASLKDDPDIERWSTYIGQGALRFYLPLDQQLENPFYAQLVIVSKGLEERGALTARLQKRLRDDFVGIGSYVQALEMGPPVGRPLQYRVSGENIDKVRQHAIELATLLDQNPHVGEVIYDWNEPGKVLRIDINQDKARQLGLSSEDVAKLMNSVVSGSTVTQVRDDIYLINVIGRAEDAERGTPETLQNLQIVTPTGTSIPLLAFATVGYELEQPLVWRRDRKPTITVKGAVRDAIQPTDLVKQLQPEIDKFSAGLPVGYKVATGGTVEESSKAQGPIASVAPLMLFLMATFLMIQLHSIQKMFLVASVAPLGLIGVVLALIPTGTPLGFVAILGVLALIGIIIRNSVILVTQIDAYEKSGYLPWDAVVEATEHRRRPILLTAAAASLGMIPIAREVFWGPMAYAMIGGIIIATLLTLLFLPALYVAWYRIKEPTDEQRREAEDKDEGEHAQPAH, from the coding sequence ATGAAAGGGAATTTCAATTTATCCGAGTGGGCCATCAAGCATCAGTCGTTCGTCTGGTACCTGATGTTCGTCGCGCTGTTGATGGGCGTGTTTTCCTACATGAAGCTGGGGCGCGAGGAAGATCCGTCCTTCACCATCAAGACCATGATCATCCAGACCCGCTGGCCGGGCGCGACGGTGGACGAGACTCTGGAGCAGGTCACCGACCGCATCGAGAAAAAGCTCGAAGAGCTGGACTCGCTGGACTATGTGAAGAGCTATACCCGCCCGGGCGAGTCCACCGTCTTCGTGTACCTGCGTGACACCACCAGCGCCAAGGCGATACCGGAAATCTGGTATCAGGTGCGCAAGAAGGTCGATGACATCCGTGGCCAGTTTCCGCAGGGGCTGCAAGGTCCGTCGTTCAACGACGAGTTCGGCGATGTGTACGGCTCGATCTATGCGTTTACCGCAGACGGTTTCTCGATGCGTCAGTTGCGTGACTACGTCGAGAAGGTTCGCGCCGACATTCGCGAAGTGCCCGGCCTGGGCAAGGTCGAGATGATCGGTCAGCAGGACGAAGTGGTGTACCTGAACTTCTCGACACGCAAACTCGCGGCGTTGGGCATTGATCAGAGTCAGGTGGTGCAAAGCCTGCAATCGCAGAACGCGGTGACGCCTGCCGGGGTGATCGAATCCGGGCCGGAGCGGATCTCGGTACGCACCTCCGGCCAGTTCGCTTCCGAGAAGGATCTGGCTGCAGTCAATCTGCGCATCAATGACCGTTTTTACCGTCTCAGCGACATTGCTGACATAACCCGTGGCTACACCGATCCGCCCAAGCCGCTGTTCCGTTTCGATGGCAAACCGGCGATCGGTCTGGCCATCGCGATGCAAAAGGGCGGCAATATCCAGTCGTTCGGCAAGGCGCTGCATGAGCGTATGGACGCTACAACGGCGGAGCTGCCAGTCGGCATCGGCGTGCACAAGGTGTCGGATCAGGCCGAGGTGGTGAACAAGGCCGTGGGTGGCTTCACCAGCGCGTTGTTCGAGGCGGTGATTATCGTGCTGTTGGTCAGCTTCGTCAGCCTCGGGTTTCGCGCAGGGTTGGTGGTCGCGTGTTCGATTCCGCTGGTGCTGGCGATGGTGTTTGTGTTCATGGAATACAGCGGCATCACCATGCAACGGATTTCCCTCGGCGCGCTGATCATCGCCCTCGGCCTGCTGGTGGATGACGCCATGATTACCGTGGAAATGATGGTCACACGGCTGGAAATGGGGGAAACCAAGGAGCAGGCCGCGACTTACGCCTACACCTCGACAGCGTTCCCGATGCTCACCGGTACGCTGGTGACCGTGGCCGGCTTTGTGCCGATCGGTCTGAACAACAGCTCGGCGGGGGAGTACACCTTCACGCTGTTCGCCGTGATTGCCGTGGCGATGCTGGTGTCGTGGGTGGTTGCCGTGCTGTTCGCGCCGGTGATCGGCGTGCACATTCTGAGCGCCAACATCAAGCCGAAATCCGAAGAGCCGGGCCGCATAGGCCGGGCATTCAACGGCAGCATGCTCTGGGCCATGCGTCATCGCTGGCTGGCGATTGCCATCACGGTAGGGTTGTTCGCCGCGTCGCTGTTCTCCATGCAGTTTGTGCAGAACCAGTTCTTCCCGTCCTCGGATCGCCCGGAAATTCTTGTCGACCTGAACCTGCCGCAGAACGCTTCGATCAACGAAACACGCAAAGTGGTGGATCGTTTTGAAGCGAGCCTCAAGGACGATCCGGATATTGAGCGCTGGAGCACCTACATCGGCCAGGGCGCGTTACGTTTCTACCTGCCACTCGATCAGCAACTGGAAAATCCGTTCTACGCCCAGCTGGTCATTGTCAGCAAAGGCCTGGAAGAGCGTGGCGCGTTGACTGCCCGTCTGCAAAAACGCCTGCGTGATGACTTCGTCGGCATCGGGTCGTATGTGCAGGCGCTGGAAATGGGTCCGCCGGTGGGGCGTCCGTTGCAGTATCGCGTCAGCGGCGAGAACATCGACAAGGTGCGTCAGCACGCCATCGAACTGGCCACGCTGCTCGATCAAAACCCGCATGTGGGCGAAGTGATCTACGACTGGAACGAGCCGGGCAAGGTCCTGCGCATCGACATCAATCAGGACAAGGCCCGGCAGCTGGGCCTGTCGTCCGAAGACGTCGCCAAGCTGATGAACAGTGTGGTCAGCGGTTCTACCGTGACCCAGGTGCGTGATGATATCTATCTGATCAATGTGATCGGGCGTGCCGAAGATGCCGAGCGCGGCACACCGGAAACCCTGCAGAACCTGCAAATCGTGACGCCGACCGGTACTTCCATCCCGCTGCTGGCGTTCGCCACCGTCGGTTACGAGCTGGAGCAGCCATTGGTCTGGCGCCGCGACCGCAAGCCGACCATCACGGTGAAAGGCGCTGTCCGCGACGCGATTCAGCCGACTGATCTGGTCAAGCAGCTGCAACCGGAAATCGACAAGTTTTCCGCAGGCCTGCCGGTCGGCTACAAGGTTGCCACTGGTGGTACGGTCGAAGAAAGCAGCAAGGCGCAGGGGCCGATTGCCAGCGTTGCACCGTTGATGCTGTTCCTCATGGCGACGTTCCTGATGATTCAGTTGCACAGCATTCAGAAGATGTTCCTGGTGGCCAGTGTCGCGCCCCTCGGCCTGATAGGCGTGGTGCTGGCGCTGATCCCGACGGGCACGCCGTTGGGGTTCGTGGCGATTCTCGGGGTACTGGCGCTGATCGGCATCATCATCCGCAACTCGGTGATTCTGGTGACCCAGATCGATGCCTATGAAAAAAGCGGCTACCTGCCTTGGGACGCCGTGGTCGAAGCCACCGAGCATCGCCGTCGGCCGATTCTGTTGACGGCGGCAGCGGCCAGCCTGGGCATGATTCCAATCGCCCGTGAAGTGTTCTGGGGGCCGATGGCCTACGCCATGATCGGCGGCATCATCATCGCCACGCTGCTGACCTTGCTGTTCCTGCCAGCGTTGTACGTGGCCTGGTACCGCATCAAGGAACCGACCGACGAACAACGTCGCGAAGCGGAAGACAAGGACGAGGGCGAACACGCACAGCCGGCGCATTGA
- a CDS encoding efflux RND transporter periplasmic adaptor subunit: MKRRSCLPLGGLLLSGLLLSGCGKDEAPPEPVRPVVFVEARPESNQDFGRFAGNIQARYQSVLGFRVAGRIARRDVDVGAEVKKGDLLATLDPTDQQNAVRARQGDLANVQAQFINAQANARRQQELFDRGVGAQAQLDIALTDLKTASSSQEQAKAAAQQARDQLSYSELRSDHDAVVTEWKVEAGQVVTAGQEVVTLARPDIKEAVIDLPDTLADQVPAGVVFTVASQLNPEVNTTATIREIEPQADRTTRTRRARLSLAQTPPAFRLGTAISVTLSSTITPRMRLPINALQEVDGKHQIWIVDPQSQTVSPRTVNITSRDSNSFLLADGVKAGEKVVSAGVNSLKPGQKVKVDEESPR; the protein is encoded by the coding sequence ATGAAGCGTCGGTCATGCCTGCCGCTGGGCGGCCTTCTGTTGAGCGGCTTGCTATTGAGTGGCTGCGGCAAGGATGAAGCACCTCCCGAGCCGGTACGCCCGGTCGTCTTCGTCGAAGCCCGACCCGAGTCGAATCAGGATTTCGGGCGTTTTGCCGGCAATATCCAGGCGCGTTATCAGAGTGTGCTGGGCTTTCGTGTCGCGGGGCGTATTGCCCGACGCGACGTTGATGTAGGCGCTGAAGTCAAGAAGGGCGATTTGCTGGCAACCCTCGATCCGACCGATCAGCAGAACGCTGTGCGTGCCCGGCAGGGCGACCTGGCCAATGTTCAGGCGCAGTTCATCAACGCCCAGGCCAATGCTCGCCGCCAGCAGGAGTTGTTCGACCGCGGCGTCGGTGCCCAGGCGCAACTGGACATCGCACTGACCGATCTGAAGACCGCCAGCTCCTCGCAGGAGCAGGCCAAAGCCGCGGCTCAACAGGCCCGCGATCAATTGAGTTACAGCGAGCTGCGCAGTGATCACGACGCCGTGGTCACCGAATGGAAAGTCGAAGCCGGACAGGTGGTGACAGCCGGTCAGGAAGTCGTGACCCTGGCGCGGCCGGACATCAAGGAAGCGGTGATCGACCTGCCCGATACACTGGCCGATCAAGTGCCTGCCGGCGTGGTATTCACCGTGGCCAGCCAGTTGAATCCGGAAGTGAACACCACCGCCACCATTCGCGAAATAGAACCCCAGGCTGACCGCACTACACGTACTCGCCGTGCGCGTCTGTCGCTGGCGCAAACGCCACCGGCGTTCCGGCTGGGCACGGCCATCAGCGTGACACTCAGCTCGACCATCACGCCGCGCATGCGTCTGCCGATCAATGCCTTGCAGGAAGTCGATGGCAAGCACCAGATATGGATCGTCGACCCGCAAAGCCAAACGGTCAGCCCCCGAACCGTGAATATTACCAGTCGTGACAGCAACAGCTTTTTGCTGGCGGACGGCGTCAAAGCGGGTGAGAAAGTGGTGAGCGCGGGCGTCAACAGCCTCAAGCCGGGCCAGAAAGTCAAAGTCGATGAGGAAAGCCCGCGATGA